CGGGGACGAGCTACCGCGAGGTGGGACGACCGACGCGCTCGGGGAGCTCGCGTCGAACGTGGGCGCGGCGGGCGGCGGGGGCTCGGCGCTCGACGCGGGCGTCTCGCTTGGCGCCGCGATGCTCGTCCCGCAGATGATGCAGGGGATGCTCCGGCCCGAGGCCGCGGCGGCGGGGGGCGCGCCGGCCGCCGCGGACGTCGACCCGGTCGTCCGGCTGAAGCAGCTCAAGGAGCTTCTCGACGTCGGCGCCCTCACGCAGGAGGAGTACGAGGCCAAGAAGGCCGAGTGGCTGAAGCGCCTTTGAGCGCGGAGCTGCCGCGCGTTCTCTTCCGGACGAAGCGCGGGCTTTGCCCCGCGTGCGGCACGCCCTCGAGCTGGACGACGACGTTCCCGAGGTGACGTGCCGTTT
This portion of the Holophagales bacterium genome encodes:
- a CDS encoding SHOCT domain-containing protein, with amino-acid sequence MLVPQMMQGMLRPEAAAAGGAPAAADVDPVVRLKQLKELLDVGALTQEEYEAKKAEWLKRL